A region of Procambarus clarkii isolate CNS0578487 chromosome 48, FALCON_Pclarkii_2.0, whole genome shotgun sequence DNA encodes the following proteins:
- the LOC123764697 gene encoding large ribosomal subunit protein mL62 encodes MAFSGTRLSLSYISRHIWGLQASLPVMGYKSAVSLGKIYPSSDLCITTLQTPPKTEGLNFSGYVPMDRVQVSYSRSSGPGGQNVNKINTKVDLRFHVTTADWLSQELKERIAEKYKSRVTVDGYLVIRSDKTRSQQLNLADAMDKLRHMIHTAAHVQKIPPAEAEERARRRHEASVRERLRYKKAHSLIKQGRQNNECD; translated from the exons ATGGCCTTTTCCGGCACCCGTCTCAGTTTAAGTTATATTAGTCGCCATATCTGGGGTTTACAGGCGTCCTTACCTGTGATGGGCTACAAGAGCGCTGTAAGTTTGGGCAAGATTTACCCCTCAAGTGACCTCTGCATTACTACTTTACAAACG CCTCCAAAGACTGAAGGCCTCAACTTTTCTGGTTATGTGCCAATGG ATAGAGTGCAGGTATCATATTCTCGCAGCAGTGGACCCGGTGGACAAAATGTCAATAAAATTAATACCAAAGTTGACCTGCGATTTCATGTGACAACAGCTGATTGGCTCTCACAGGAGCTGAAAGAAAGAATTGCTGAAAAG TACAAGAGCCGTGTAACTGTTGATGGATATTTAGTCATACGATCAGATAAGACCCGATCACAGCAGCTGAACTTGGCTGATGCAATGGACAAACTGCGGCATATGATACATACAGCAGCTCATGTTCAAAAAATCCCACCTGCAGAAGCTGAGGAAAGAGCTCGTAGAAG GCACGAAGCATCAGTTCGGGAGCGATTGCGCTATAAGAAAGCCCACTCTCTTATCAAGCAAGGAAGGCAGAATA